A DNA window from Amphiprion ocellaris isolate individual 3 ecotype Okinawa chromosome 8, ASM2253959v1, whole genome shotgun sequence contains the following coding sequences:
- the lzic gene encoding protein LZIC, with protein sequence MASRGKSETGKLRQNMEEQLDRLMQQLQDLEECREELDEEEYEETKKETLEQLEEFNDSLKKIMTGDMTLVDELSGMQLAIQAAISQAFKTPEVIRLFAKKQPGQLRTRLAEMDRDVMVGKLSRDVYTQQKMEILTALRKLGEKLTSEDETFLTENATALLSHFEKVTANLGSEDKILALASSGVKTKA encoded by the exons ATGGCTTCTCGTGGGAAATCAGAAACTGGTAAACTGAGACAGAATATGGAGGAACAACTCGACAGACTGATGCAGCAGCTTCAGGACCTGGAGGAATGCAG AGAAGAACTGGATGAGGAAGAGTATGAGGAGACAAAGAAGGAAACCTTGGAGCAACTGGAGGAATTCAATGACTCCCTGAAGAAGATAATGACCGGAGACATGACGCTTGTAGATGAACTCAGTGGAATGCAGCTG GcgatccaagctgccatcagtcAAGCGTTCAAAACCCCAGAGGTGATCCGACTTTTTGCCAAGAAGCAGCCGGGACAGCTGAGAACCCGACTAGCAGAG ATGGACCGAGACGTGATGGTGGGGAAGCTGTCGAGGGACGTGTACACGCAGCAGAAGATGGAAATCCTCACAGCCCTGAGAAAACTGGGAGAGAAG CTCACTTCAGAGGATGAGACTTTTCTCACTGAAAATGCTACAGCTCTTCTGAGCCATTTTGAAAAAGTGACGGCAAACCTGG GGTCTGAAGACAAAATTCTGGCTTTAGCTAGCTCTGGAGTGAAAACCAAAGCGTAG